A section of the Thiohalobacter sp. genome encodes:
- a CDS encoding gamma-glutamylcyclotransferase family protein, which translates to MSRHRILPYLFVYGSLRPGNPHPMARWLARRSRSLGRAWIAGRLYALPGYPALVDAEAPDARVWGELLALDRPRAVLAKLDRYEQAGPGFPNPEFRRVLRAVQVEGLVEVTAWVYLYARSASRLRPLASGEWCPARTGKLRRGRRFFLKHLPSRPEGSAIIRSPWCNMRARRLSDSPAATPPAAPGPACAWSAPCAGRRTARWGR; encoded by the coding sequence ATGAGCCGGCATCGGATCCTGCCCTATCTGTTCGTCTACGGCAGCCTGCGCCCCGGCAATCCGCATCCCATGGCGCGCTGGCTGGCGCGGCGATCCCGTTCGCTGGGCCGGGCCTGGATCGCGGGGCGGCTGTACGCGCTGCCCGGGTATCCCGCCCTGGTGGATGCCGAGGCGCCGGATGCGCGCGTGTGGGGCGAACTGCTGGCGCTGGACAGACCGCGGGCCGTGCTGGCGAAACTGGATCGCTACGAGCAGGCCGGGCCGGGTTTTCCGAATCCGGAGTTCCGGCGCGTGCTGCGCGCCGTTCAGGTCGAGGGGCTGGTCGAAGTGACCGCCTGGGTCTACCTCTATGCCCGGTCCGCGAGCCGATTGCGCCCCCTCGCGTCCGGAGAATGGTGCCCCGCACGAACCGGAAAACTCCGGCGTGGTCGCCGGTTTTTTCTGAAGCACCTGCCCAGCCGGCCGGAAGGGTCCGCCATCATCCGCAGCCCCTGGTGCAATATGCGGGCTCGCCGCCTCAGCGATTCTCCCGCCGCGACACCGCCAGCAGCACCCGGTCCAGCATGCGCGTGGTCAGCACCCTGCGCAGGCCGGCGAACAGCCAGGTGGGGAAGGTGA
- a CDS encoding alkaline phosphatase family protein, with product MLLPDYASGSLVNLVQSIGQGLGLPPHADYPPAELLPPARVAAARQVILLVVDGLGSVFLDRHPDSFLARHAIGGLTSVFPTTTATAVTSLATGVGPQQHAITGWFVWLRELGLTSVILPYRVRGGERDAVPALPPEAVIGAPSLHARLAVERAWVSESAIVDSAYSRALAGATPRVGYRDLPGLFERLLDLARAEPPPRYVHAYWAGLDACAHRHGTGHAETRMLFAELDAGLAALAGALAGSGSLLLVTADHGFIDTAPERHLSLDACPELRRLLALPLSGEPRVACAHVRAGQAVAFERLVAQELGDWCELYPAQEIIEAGWFGRGVPHPALADRIGDYLLLMKDNRVIRDPLPGEDAFFFAGIHGGLTEAELRVPLVAIET from the coding sequence ATGCTTCTGCCCGATTACGCTTCCGGCAGCCTGGTCAATCTGGTCCAGTCGATCGGCCAGGGCCTGGGTCTGCCGCCGCACGCGGACTATCCGCCCGCGGAACTGCTGCCGCCCGCGCGGGTTGCCGCGGCGCGCCAGGTGATACTGCTGGTGGTCGACGGCCTGGGCAGTGTCTTTCTCGACCGGCACCCGGACAGCTTTCTCGCCCGTCATGCCATCGGTGGCCTGACCTCGGTGTTTCCGACCACCACGGCCACGGCCGTGACCAGTCTGGCCACCGGCGTCGGACCGCAGCAGCATGCCATCACCGGCTGGTTCGTCTGGCTGCGCGAGCTGGGGCTGACCAGCGTGATTCTGCCCTACCGGGTGCGCGGGGGTGAGCGTGACGCGGTGCCGGCCTTGCCACCCGAGGCCGTGATCGGTGCGCCTTCGCTGCATGCGCGGCTGGCAGTCGAGCGGGCCTGGGTCAGCGAGTCCGCGATCGTCGATTCGGCCTACAGCCGGGCGCTGGCGGGTGCCACGCCGCGTGTCGGTTACCGCGATCTGCCCGGCCTGTTCGAGCGCCTGCTCGATCTGGCGCGAGCCGAGCCGCCGCCACGCTACGTGCACGCCTACTGGGCCGGCCTCGACGCCTGTGCCCACCGCCATGGCACGGGCCATGCCGAGACCCGGATGCTGTTCGCGGAGCTGGATGCAGGGCTTGCCGCGCTGGCGGGCGCGCTGGCCGGCAGCGGTAGCCTGCTGCTGGTCACCGCCGACCATGGTTTCATCGATACGGCCCCGGAGCGTCACCTGTCTCTGGATGCCTGCCCGGAACTGCGCCGGCTGCTGGCGCTGCCGCTCAGCGGCGAACCGCGCGTGGCCTGTGCCCATGTGCGCGCCGGGCAGGCGGTGGCCTTCGAGCGCCTGGTCGCGCAAGAGCTGGGCGACTGGTGCGAACTGTATCCCGCTCAAGAAATCATCGAGGCCGGCTGGTTCGGTCGCGGTGTTCCGCATCCGGCGTTGGCGGACCGTATCGGTGACTATCTGTTGCTGATGAAAGACAACCGGGTCATCCGCGATCCGCTGCCCGGCGAGGACGCTTTCTTCTTTGCCGGTATCCATGGCGGGCTGACCGAGGCGGAACTGCGGGTGCCACTGGTGGCGATCGAGACATGA